The following are encoded together in the Bradymonas sediminis genome:
- a CDS encoding outer membrane beta-barrel protein has protein sequence MSHNKMIKHHRLHPLKHRRPAILRALVLLAAMGLAMLLRPAPAQASEGYAQTWGGLMLANSNDSKPGGQWGAGAQFGFAAGITDFWSIVGGVETSYHLATTSDDDPPEDIPGMQVLGLFAGFRYNVDIFKYVPYVGLAIENFPLGPRPPSATTASRIGAKLSVGLDWRVNRDYSFGALVELHSALDAPADFPIYSTVGVNLSYHFRL, from the coding sequence TTGAGCCACAATAAAATGATCAAACACCACCGCCTGCACCCACTCAAACACCGCCGCCCCGCCATCCTTCGAGCACTCGTGCTGCTCGCCGCCATGGGGCTGGCAATGCTGCTGCGCCCCGCCCCCGCCCAGGCCTCCGAGGGCTACGCCCAGACCTGGGGCGGGCTGATGCTCGCCAATTCAAACGACTCCAAGCCCGGCGGGCAATGGGGCGCGGGCGCCCAATTTGGGTTCGCGGCCGGCATCACCGACTTCTGGAGCATCGTGGGCGGGGTCGAGACCAGCTATCACCTCGCCACGACGAGCGACGACGACCCGCCCGAGGACATCCCCGGCATGCAGGTGCTCGGGCTCTTCGCCGGCTTTCGCTATAACGTCGACATCTTCAAATATGTCCCCTACGTCGGCCTGGCCATCGAGAATTTCCCCCTCGGCCCGCGCCCACCGTCGGCGACCACCGCCTCGCGCATCGGCGCAAAGCTAAGCGTCGGCCTGGATTGGCGCGTCAACCGCGACTACTCATTCGGCGCGCTGGTCGAGCTTCACTCCGCCCTGGACGCCCCGGCTGACTTCCCGATCTATTCAACCGTCGGGGTGAATCTCTCGTACCATTTTCGGCTCTAG